One window from the genome of Borrelia puertoricensis encodes:
- a CDS encoding DUF3890 domain-containing protein codes for MSGELQTLHSKVLSLLNLNEDILSFTQFETYTELLEMIIITESIDARMLSSSSLILLLCYYIGCKLSQAGVIREFGLERIKNEKLNELEISYHPASNEANTNLSFCRQFESLLGALKSQTNMPSCCIGFIK; via the coding sequence ATGTCAGGCGAGCTTCAAACACTTCACAGTAAAGTCTTAAGTTTACTTAACTTAAATGAAGACATATTATCATTTACACAGTTTGAAACTTACACAGAATTACTTGAGATGATAATAATTACTGAAAGCATTGATGCTCGTATGCTTAGCTCCTCAAGTCTGATATTACTGCTTTGTTACTATATAGGCTGCAAGCTAAGTCAAGCAGGAGTAATACGTGAATTTGGCCTTGAGAGGATTAAAAATGAAAAGCTAAATGAGCTTGAAATTTCATATCATCCTGCTAGTAATGAGGCTAATACTAATTTAAGTTTTTGTAGACAGTTTGAATCGCTACTTGGTGCTCTAAAAAGCCAAACAAACATGCCCTCTTGTTGTATAGGATTTATAAAGTGA
- a CDS encoding DUF228 domain-containing protein, which yields MSSVTELVNKYEEQAKKLKKLMKNPSNDGCVFSNTTDFRDKNLHFSNSGGTLTSKHDKLENYFFKGYPYKRGVKRVVDPHYEPHVEAGGEDDLYGICIDVDEFTSTATVIPITNRFQGYLVAKDNSIKEKDKLKFNSNGQVEKNTSSNNKINAVALSNSIEIDSTDNLYIVHVAVYGNKGKPS from the coding sequence GTGTCAAGTGTAACTGAGTTAGTAAATAAATATGAAGAACAAGCTAAAAAACTAAAAAAGCTAATGAAGAATCCTAGCAATGATGGTTGTGTCTTTAGTAACACTACTGATTTTAGAGATAAGAATTTACATTTTAGTAATTCTGGCGGGACTCTAACTAGTAAGCATGACAAGTTAGAGAATTACTTCTTTAAAGGCTATCCATACAAAAGAGGAGTAAAACGTGTTGTAGATCCACACTATGAACCACATGTTGAAGCTGGAGGTGAGGATGACCTTTATGGAATATGCATAGATGTTGATGAATTTACTAGTACCGCAACAGTAATTCCTATTACAAATAGATTTCAAGGGTATCTTGTAGCTAAAGATAATTCTATTAAGGAAAAAGATAAGCTTAAATTTAACTCAAATGGACAAGTTGAAAAGAATACTTCAAGTAATAACAAAATTAATGCAGTAGCATTGTCAAATTCAATCGAAATTGATAGTACGGATAACCTTTACATAGTACATGTGGCTGTTTATGGTAATAAAGGTAAGCCAAGTTAA
- a CDS encoding DUF228 domain-containing protein → MVSREDHQDPNLIPNVKHESVDSDIYSQMDDTEVIQVLKQQLEQEQEASMQDDSTKVRRRGKRHAAVLETDQGKTLKEYLLKLRKYSKSFDDESPVFKAKTGFRDKNLTFDAICQSVSSSTDKLEEYPSLGFPYKRAVKLKIETSKSDEVQVEVSDGKNMYGICIDIDENTNVATVIPITDNFEGYVVSGSSSGIAIGDRLDFNSNGEVIKASSTSSVSINAIALSNIFTLHLTDENDKRGQEDYKLYLVKISLYGNKAIS, encoded by the coding sequence ATGGTGAGTAGAGAAGATCATCAAGATCCAAACTTAATACCAAATGTTAAGCATGAATCGGTTGATTCTGATATTTATTCTCAAATGGATGATACTGAAGTTATCCAGGTTTTAAAACAACAACTAGAACAAGAACAAGAAGCATCCATGCAAGATGATTCTACAAAAGTTAGGCGAAGAGGTAAGAGACATGCAGCAGTACTAGAGACAGACCAAGGTAAGACGCTTAAAGAATATTTGTTAAAATTGCGAAAATACTCTAAAAGTTTTGATGATGAGTCACCTGTTTTTAAAGCCAAGACTGGATTTAGAGATAAAAATTTAACATTTGATGCTATATGTCAATCTGTATCAAGTAGCACAGATAAATTAGAAGAATACCCATCTTTAGGATTTCCATACAAACGTGCTGTTAAATTAAAAATTGAAACAAGTAAATCTGATGAAGTGCAAGTAGAAGTTTCTGATGGCAAGAATATGTATGGAATATGCATTGATATAGATGAGAATACTAATGTGGCAACGGTAATACCAATAACTGATAATTTTGAGGGTTACGTTGTATCTGGAAGCTCAAGTGGGATTGCAATAGGTGATAGATTAGATTTCAATTCAAATGGAGAAGTGATTAAAGCATCTAGTACCTCATCAGTTTCAATTAACGCAATTGCACTAAGTAACATATTTACATTACACCTTACTGATGAGAATGATAAGCGAGGGCAAGAAGATTATAAATTGTATTTAGTAAAGATATCTCTTTATGGTAATAAGGCAATTTCTTAA